Proteins encoded within one genomic window of Amycolatopsis nigrescens CSC17Ta-90:
- a CDS encoding metal ABC transporter solute-binding protein, Zn/Mn family, which produces MSFRTAAICTAIALVATACGGEGGSAGQPADGKIKVVASTNVWGSVLSAVGGDKVALTSIINDPSGDPHSYETTPADAVAVQDAKLALYNGGGYDTFFTKLSDQAPGVRKLVAFDISGKAGEGHTDAGEAEAEHGHSEVNEHVWYDFATVDKVADQVAAQLGELQPDAKAAFDSNAGAFKAKVAELRAKTEQAGAKQPGAKVIATEPVAHYLLETAKVEDATPPEFSEAIEEETDVPAGALDQVHQLVDGKQVKAVVNNAQTTTPVTDQVIAKAKNVGLPVVDVTETLPAGVTDYIAWMSKEVDALAGALGS; this is translated from the coding sequence ATGAGTTTCCGAACCGCCGCGATCTGCACCGCGATCGCCTTGGTCGCCACCGCCTGCGGCGGTGAGGGCGGCAGTGCCGGCCAGCCGGCCGACGGCAAGATCAAGGTGGTCGCCTCCACCAATGTGTGGGGCAGCGTGCTCAGCGCGGTCGGCGGGGACAAGGTGGCCCTCACCTCGATCATCAACGACCCGTCCGGCGATCCGCACTCCTACGAGACCACGCCCGCGGACGCGGTGGCCGTGCAGGACGCCAAGCTCGCGCTGTACAACGGCGGCGGTTACGACACCTTCTTCACCAAGCTCTCCGACCAGGCGCCAGGTGTGCGCAAGCTGGTCGCGTTCGACATTTCGGGCAAGGCGGGCGAAGGCCACACCGACGCGGGCGAGGCCGAGGCGGAGCACGGCCACAGCGAGGTGAACGAGCACGTCTGGTACGACTTCGCCACCGTGGACAAGGTCGCCGACCAGGTCGCCGCCCAGCTCGGCGAGCTGCAGCCGGACGCCAAGGCGGCCTTCGACTCGAACGCCGGCGCGTTCAAGGCCAAGGTGGCCGAGTTGCGCGCCAAGACCGAGCAGGCGGGCGCCAAACAGCCGGGCGCGAAGGTGATCGCCACCGAGCCGGTCGCGCACTACCTGCTGGAGACCGCGAAGGTCGAGGACGCGACGCCGCCGGAGTTCTCCGAGGCGATCGAGGAGGAGACCGACGTGCCGGCCGGCGCGCTGGACCAGGTGCACCAGCTGGTGGACGGCAAGCAGGTCAAGGCCGTGGTGAACAACGCGCAGACCACCACCCCGGTCACCGACCAGGTCATCGCCAAGGCTAAGAATGTCGGGCTGCCGGTGGTGGACGTGACCGAGACGCTGCCGGCCGGTGTGACCGACTACATTGCCTGGATGAGCAAGGAAGTGGACGCCTTGGCCGGAGCATTGGGCTCTTGA
- a CDS encoding ATP-binding cassette domain-containing protein yields the protein MTKQAPAVEIRGAGLAFGVRTLWSGLDLDVRPGEFLAVLGPNGSGKTSLLKVLLGLQQLSAGSVRLAGRPPGAGNQKVGYIPQQRAMQEAVTLRGTDLVGLGLDGHRWGTGLRGMAERRRRVAAAIASVGAESYAKAPLGRLSGGEQQRLRVAQALIGEPDVLLCDEPLLSLDLAHQRAVSDLIDERRRAADTAVLFVTHELNPILSYVDRVLYLVNGEFRIGAPAEVMNSETLSELYRTKIEVVRVGGQIHVAGAQSALCEDEPHHIGERVS from the coding sequence TTGACGAAGCAAGCGCCCGCCGTCGAAATCCGCGGGGCCGGCCTCGCGTTCGGCGTCAGGACCCTGTGGTCCGGGCTGGACCTCGACGTCCGGCCCGGCGAGTTCCTCGCCGTGCTCGGCCCGAACGGCTCCGGCAAGACCAGCCTGCTCAAGGTGCTGCTCGGGCTGCAGCAGCTCTCCGCCGGCTCGGTCCGGCTGGCCGGCAGGCCGCCGGGCGCCGGTAACCAGAAGGTCGGCTACATCCCGCAGCAGCGGGCCATGCAGGAGGCGGTCACCCTGCGCGGCACCGACCTGGTCGGCCTCGGTCTGGACGGGCACCGCTGGGGTACCGGGCTGCGCGGGATGGCGGAGCGGCGGCGCCGGGTGGCCGCCGCGATCGCGTCGGTCGGCGCCGAGTCCTACGCGAAGGCGCCACTCGGCAGGCTTTCCGGCGGCGAGCAGCAGCGGCTGCGGGTGGCGCAGGCGCTGATCGGCGAACCGGATGTGCTGCTCTGCGACGAGCCGCTGCTCTCGCTCGACCTGGCGCACCAGCGCGCGGTCAGCGATCTGATCGACGAAAGGCGCCGGGCCGCGGACACCGCGGTGCTGTTCGTCACGCACGAGCTCAACCCGATTCTGTCCTATGTGGACAGGGTGCTGTACCTGGTGAACGGCGAGTTCCGGATCGGCGCACCGGCCGAGGTGATGAACTCGGAGACCCTGTCCGAGCTGTACCGCACGAAGATCGAGGTGGTCCGCGTCGGCGGGCAGATCCACGTCGCCGGTGCGCAGAGCGCCTTGTGCGAGGACGAGCCGCACCACATCGGCGAGCGCGTCTCGTGA
- a CDS encoding metal ABC transporter permease — protein sequence MDKFFDFDLTAKYLAVDFVQIALIAAAVVALVAGLLGPLIVTRRMSFAVHGTSELAFTGAAGALLLGVGIGYGALAGAVLAALLLGLLGGRESDRDSVIGAILSFGLGLGVLLLWFYPGRASSKFGILIGQLVAIEPADLTLLVVSAVLVIAVLALIYRPLLFASVDPGVAVARGVPVRVLTPLFAVLVGIATALGVQIVGALLVMALMVTPAAAAARITASPVRATVLAVVFAEVAALGGIVLSLAPSAPPSAFVTAISFLIYLVCRLISYRRDRARGAAEKAPAGQPSMSST from the coding sequence ATGGACAAGTTCTTCGACTTCGATCTGACCGCGAAGTACCTCGCGGTGGACTTCGTGCAGATAGCGCTGATCGCCGCGGCCGTGGTCGCGCTGGTCGCCGGCCTGCTCGGCCCGCTGATCGTGACCCGCCGGATGTCCTTCGCCGTGCACGGCACCTCCGAACTGGCCTTCACCGGCGCGGCCGGGGCGCTGCTGCTCGGCGTCGGCATCGGCTACGGCGCGCTGGCCGGTGCCGTGCTGGCCGCGCTGCTGCTCGGCCTGCTCGGCGGCCGCGAGTCCGACCGCGACTCGGTGATCGGCGCGATCCTGTCCTTCGGGCTCGGCCTCGGTGTGCTGCTGCTGTGGTTCTACCCCGGCCGCGCTTCGAGCAAGTTCGGCATCCTGATCGGCCAGCTGGTGGCCATCGAGCCCGCCGACCTCACCCTGCTGGTGGTCTCCGCGGTGCTCGTGATCGCGGTGCTCGCGCTGATCTACCGGCCGCTGCTGTTCGCCAGCGTGGACCCCGGGGTCGCGGTGGCGAGGGGCGTCCCGGTGCGGGTGCTCACCCCGCTGTTCGCCGTGCTGGTCGGCATCGCCACCGCGCTCGGCGTGCAGATCGTCGGTGCGTTGCTGGTGATGGCGCTGATGGTCACCCCGGCCGCGGCGGCGGCCAGGATCACCGCCAGCCCGGTGCGGGCAACCGTGCTCGCGGTGGTCTTCGCCGAGGTCGCCGCGCTCGGCGGGATCGTGCTGTCGCTGGCGCCGAGCGCGCCGCCCAGCGCGTTCGTCACCGCGATCTCGTTCCTGATCTACCTGGTCTGCCGGCTGATCTCCTACCGCCGCGACCGGGCCCGCGGGGCCGCCGAAAAGGCGCCGGCCGGTCAGCCAAGCATGAGCAGCACCTGA